The following proteins are encoded in a genomic region of Streptomyces lunaelactis:
- a CDS encoding DNA-3-methyladenine glycosylase, which produces MIERPDRTPLPRGFFDRPVLDVAPELLGCTLARLTGDGPIELRLTEVEAYAGELDPGSHAYRGRTPRNDVMFGPPGHAYVYFTYGMWHCLNVVCGPEGRASGILLRAGEIQIGADLARKRRFSARHDRELAKGPARLATALDVDRALNGTDLCADATAPLSLLPGTPPRPDQVRNGPRTGVGGGGAHQPWRFWIDSDPTVSPYRAHVPRRRAT; this is translated from the coding sequence ATGATCGAGAGGCCCGACCGTACGCCGCTGCCCCGGGGCTTTTTCGACCGCCCTGTACTGGACGTGGCCCCCGAGCTCCTTGGCTGCACACTGGCACGTCTCACCGGCGACGGCCCCATCGAGTTGCGGCTCACTGAAGTAGAGGCGTACGCGGGCGAACTCGACCCCGGCTCCCATGCCTACCGCGGCCGAACCCCGCGTAACGACGTCATGTTCGGCCCGCCCGGTCACGCGTACGTCTACTTCACCTACGGCATGTGGCACTGCCTGAACGTGGTGTGCGGCCCGGAAGGCAGGGCGAGCGGCATCCTGCTGCGCGCCGGGGAGATCCAGATCGGCGCCGATCTCGCACGTAAACGTCGATTCTCGGCCCGTCATGACAGAGAACTGGCCAAAGGCCCCGCCCGCCTGGCCACGGCCCTCGATGTCGACCGTGCCCTGAACGGCACCGACCTCTGCGCCGACGCCACCGCCCCACTGTCTCTGCTGCCCGGTACCCCGCCCCGCCCTGACCAGGTGCGCAACGGCCCGCGTACGGGAGTGGGCGGCGGGGGAGCCCACCAGCCCTGGCGCTTCTGGATCGACAGCGACCCCACGGTCAGCCCCTACCGGGCCCATGTACCGCGCCGCAGGGCAACTTGA
- a CDS encoding sporulation protein, whose protein sequence is MGFKRLLASMGAGGASVETELTEANVVPGGVVQGEVRIQGGSVDQLIEGLSVGLQARVEVEGGDQEVKQDIEFTKQRLGGAFQVKAGATHVVPFGLEIPWETPVTSIAGQQLRGMNIGVTTELEIARALDSGDLDPINVHPLPAQQAILDAFIQLGFRFKSADMERGQIRGTRQRLPFYQEIEFFPPQQYRGLNQIELTFVADDREMDVILEMDKKPGLFSESSDSYKAFRVGHHDFQSTDWAAYLNQWLADVGGRRNWL, encoded by the coding sequence ATGGGCTTCAAGAGGCTGCTTGCCAGCATGGGCGCCGGCGGTGCTTCCGTGGAGACGGAGCTGACCGAGGCGAACGTCGTACCTGGCGGTGTCGTCCAGGGCGAGGTACGTATTCAGGGCGGCTCGGTTGACCAGTTGATCGAGGGGCTCTCCGTCGGTCTGCAGGCGCGGGTCGAGGTCGAGGGCGGTGACCAGGAGGTCAAGCAGGACATCGAGTTCACCAAGCAGCGGCTCGGTGGCGCCTTCCAGGTGAAGGCCGGGGCCACGCATGTGGTGCCGTTCGGGCTCGAGATTCCGTGGGAGACCCCGGTCACCAGCATCGCCGGGCAGCAGCTGCGCGGGATGAACATCGGTGTGACCACCGAGCTGGAGATCGCGCGGGCCCTGGACTCGGGCGACCTGGACCCGATCAACGTGCATCCGCTGCCGGCGCAGCAGGCGATCCTGGATGCCTTCATCCAGCTTGGCTTCCGCTTCAAGAGCGCGGACATGGAGCGCGGGCAAATCCGCGGCACCCGTCAGCGGCTGCCGTTCTACCAGGAGATCGAGTTCTTCCCGCCGCAGCAGTACCGCGGGCTGAACCAGATCGAGCTCACGTTCGTCGCGGACGACCGCGAGATGGACGTCATCCTGGAGATGGACAAGAAGCCGGGGCTGTTCAGCGAGAGCAGTGACTCGTACAAGGCCTTCCGGGTCGGTCACCACGACTTCCAGTCGACCGACTGGGCGGCATACCTCAACCAGTGGCTCGCCGATGTCGGTGGGCGTCGTAACTGGCTCTAG
- a CDS encoding YbhB/YbcL family Raf kinase inhibitor-like protein, with product MTELKRAPLPHDFHPAVPSFTVVSDDIEPGSVLKDAQVHAAGNTSPQLRWEGFPAETKSFAVTCFDPDAPTGSGFWHWVLFDIPASVAELPAGAGSGKFEGLPEGAVQVRNDYGSKDFGGAAPPAGENHRYVFTVYAVDSERLGPDADVSPAVVGFNLRFHTLARAQLIAEYEGPS from the coding sequence GTGACCGAGCTCAAGAGGGCGCCGCTTCCGCACGACTTTCATCCGGCGGTGCCGTCGTTCACGGTGGTGAGCGATGACATCGAGCCGGGGTCGGTGCTGAAGGACGCCCAGGTCCACGCGGCGGGCAACACCTCGCCGCAGCTGCGGTGGGAAGGTTTCCCGGCGGAGACCAAGAGCTTCGCCGTGACGTGCTTCGATCCGGACGCGCCGACCGGCAGCGGGTTCTGGCACTGGGTGCTCTTCGACATCCCGGCGTCGGTCGCGGAGCTGCCGGCGGGTGCGGGCAGCGGGAAGTTCGAGGGGCTGCCCGAGGGCGCCGTTCAGGTCCGTAACGACTACGGGTCGAAGGACTTCGGCGGCGCCGCTCCGCCGGCCGGTGAGAACCACCGCTATGTCTTCACCGTGTACGCGGTGGACAGCGAGAGGCTCGGGCCGGACGCGGATGTCTCGCCCGCGGTCGTGGGCTTCAATCTGCGCTTCCACACGCTGGCCCGTGCGCAGCTCATCGCTGAGTACGAGGGTCCCTCGTAG
- a CDS encoding HNH endonuclease, protein MRDTLVLNASFEPLSTVTLNRAVVLVLQDKAVVEHAHPGLRMRAAAVDLPVPRVIRLCRYVRVPFRRQAPWSRRGVLVRDQHRCAYCGRRATTVDHVVPRSRGGADSWLNTVASCAEDNHRKADRTPEQAGMPLLHAPFVPSPADAMLLGMRAGERSELPRWLAAQPAA, encoded by the coding sequence ATGCGTGACACGCTGGTACTGAATGCGAGCTTCGAGCCGCTGTCGACAGTGACCCTCAATCGTGCGGTGGTGCTGGTCCTGCAGGACAAGGCCGTCGTGGAGCACGCCCACCCCGGACTCCGTATGCGCGCGGCCGCAGTCGATCTTCCGGTGCCCCGGGTGATCAGGCTCTGCCGCTATGTCCGGGTGCCTTTCCGAAGACAGGCGCCGTGGTCGAGGCGGGGTGTGCTGGTCAGGGACCAGCACCGGTGCGCGTACTGCGGTAGGCGTGCCACGACCGTGGACCATGTGGTGCCGCGGTCGCGCGGTGGTGCGGACAGCTGGCTGAATACGGTGGCGTCGTGCGCCGAGGACAACCACCGCAAGGCTGACCGTACGCCGGAGCAGGCGGGGATGCCGCTGCTGCACGCGCCGTTCGTGCCGTCGCCTGCCGATGCGATGCTGCTGGGGATGCGGGCCGGTGAGCGGTCGGAGCTGCCGCGGTGGCTGGCGGCGCAGCCTGCCGCGTAG
- a CDS encoding sulfite exporter TauE/SafE family protein produces MTIWEMLAVFAAGISAGTINTIVGSGTLITFPVLLATGLPPVTATVSNALGLIPGSVSGAIGYRAELTGQRSRVLRLSIAAAIGGISGAVLLLMLPPRAFETIVPVLVALALVLVILQPRISKAVQRRREQNGTHAHPDGGPLLFIGLLLASVYGGYFTAAQGIIYVALMGMLIDDTLQRLNAAKNVLAAVVNSVAALFFLFVADFDWTAVVLLAVGSAIGGQFGAKVGRRLPPTALRGLIVVVGTVAIVQLLLR; encoded by the coding sequence GTGACCATCTGGGAGATGCTCGCCGTCTTCGCCGCGGGCATCAGCGCCGGCACGATCAACACCATCGTCGGATCGGGGACGTTGATCACCTTCCCGGTGCTCCTCGCCACGGGCCTGCCCCCGGTCACCGCCACCGTCTCCAACGCCCTCGGCCTGATCCCCGGTTCGGTCAGCGGAGCCATCGGCTACCGCGCCGAACTCACCGGGCAGCGCAGCCGCGTCCTGCGCCTGAGCATCGCCGCCGCGATCGGCGGCATCAGCGGAGCCGTACTGCTCCTGATGCTTCCCCCGAGGGCCTTCGAGACGATCGTGCCCGTACTGGTCGCGCTCGCCCTCGTCCTGGTGATCCTCCAGCCGCGCATCTCCAAAGCTGTCCAGCGCCGCCGCGAACAGAACGGCACCCACGCCCACCCCGACGGCGGCCCGCTGCTGTTCATCGGACTGCTCCTCGCCAGCGTCTACGGCGGCTACTTCACCGCCGCCCAGGGGATCATCTACGTCGCCCTCATGGGCATGCTGATCGACGACACCCTGCAGCGCCTCAACGCCGCCAAGAACGTCCTCGCCGCCGTCGTCAACAGCGTCGCCGCGCTCTTCTTCCTCTTCGTCGCGGACTTCGACTGGACGGCGGTCGTGCTGCTCGCGGTCGGCTCCGCCATCGGCGGCCAGTTCGGCGCCAAGGTCGGCCGCCGCCTCCCCCCGACGGCACTGCGCGGCCTGATCGTGGTGGTCGGCACCGTCGCCATCGTCCAGCTGCTGCTGCGCTGA
- a CDS encoding SPFH domain-containing protein, with product MQPIIIVLIILVVLVFIALIKTIQVIPQASAAIVERFGRYTRTLNAGLNIVVPFIDSIRNRIDLREQVVPFPPQPVITQDNLVVNIDTVIYYQVTDARAATYEVASYIQAIEQLTVTTLRNIIGGMDLERTLTSREEINAALRGVLDEATGKWGIRVNRVELKAIEPPTSIQDSMEKQMRADRDKRAAILTAEGIRQSAILTAEGEKQSSILRAEGEAKAAALRAEGEAQAIRTVFESIHAGDADEKLLAYQYLQMLPKIAEGDANKLWIVPSEIGDALKGLSGAMGNMGPMGGMRGGSGSGSGSGKSGGGNGTERREQPPID from the coding sequence ATGCAACCGATCATCATCGTCCTGATCATTCTGGTGGTGCTGGTCTTCATCGCCCTGATCAAGACGATCCAGGTCATCCCACAGGCCAGTGCCGCCATCGTCGAACGTTTCGGGCGCTACACCCGCACCCTCAACGCCGGCCTGAACATCGTCGTCCCGTTCATCGACTCGATCCGCAACCGCATCGACCTCCGTGAACAGGTCGTCCCCTTCCCGCCCCAGCCGGTGATCACCCAGGACAACCTGGTGGTCAACATCGACACCGTCATCTACTACCAGGTGACCGACGCCCGCGCCGCGACGTACGAAGTCGCGAGCTACATCCAGGCGATCGAGCAGCTCACCGTCACCACCCTGCGAAACATCATCGGTGGCATGGACCTCGAGCGGACCCTGACCTCCCGCGAGGAGATCAACGCCGCGCTGCGCGGTGTCCTCGACGAGGCCACCGGCAAGTGGGGCATCCGCGTCAACCGCGTCGAGCTCAAGGCGATCGAACCGCCCACCTCCATCCAGGACTCGATGGAGAAGCAGATGCGCGCCGACCGTGACAAGCGCGCCGCGATCCTCACCGCCGAAGGCATCCGGCAGTCCGCGATTCTCACCGCGGAGGGCGAGAAGCAGTCCTCGATCCTGCGCGCCGAGGGTGAGGCCAAGGCGGCCGCCCTGCGCGCCGAGGGCGAGGCCCAGGCGATCCGTACGGTCTTCGAGTCCATCCACGCCGGAGACGCCGACGAGAAGCTCCTCGCCTACCAGTACCTCCAGATGCTCCCGAAGATCGCCGAGGGCGACGCCAACAAGCTCTGGATCGTGCCCAGCGAGATCGGCGACGCGCTCAAGGGACTGAGCGGTGCCATGGGCAACATGGGCCCGATGGGCGGTATGCGCGGCGGCTCCGGATCCGGCTCCGGTTCCGGCAAGTCCGGCGGTGGCAACGGCACGGAGCGCCGCGAACAGCCCCCCATCGACTGA
- a CDS encoding NfeD family protein — protein MEIDAWVWWLIGAVGLGIPLVLTAMPEFGMFSAGAVAGAVVAALGGGTVAQVLVFVAVSVALIAVVRPIASRHRAQSPQFASGIDALKGRQAVVLERVDGSGGRIKLAGEIWSARALDADMSFEAGQQVDVVEIDGATAVVM, from the coding sequence GTGGAAATCGACGCATGGGTGTGGTGGCTGATCGGCGCGGTCGGACTGGGCATTCCGCTTGTCCTGACCGCGATGCCCGAGTTCGGAATGTTCTCCGCAGGAGCGGTGGCCGGGGCCGTCGTCGCGGCGCTCGGCGGCGGCACGGTGGCACAGGTGCTCGTCTTCGTCGCGGTCTCCGTCGCACTCATCGCGGTCGTACGCCCCATCGCGAGCCGACACAGAGCCCAGAGCCCCCAATTCGCCAGCGGGATCGACGCGCTGAAGGGCCGTCAGGCCGTCGTCCTGGAGCGGGTCGACGGCAGCGGCGGCCGGATCAAACTCGCCGGCGAGATCTGGTCCGCGCGCGCACTCGACGCGGACATGTCCTTCGAGGCCGGCCAGCAGGTCGACGTCGTGGAGATCGACGGCGCAACCGCCGTTGTCATGTGA
- a CDS encoding ABC transporter ATP-binding protein: MSDVLELVDVSVVRDGRALVDDVSWSVKEGERWVILGPNGAGKTTLLNIASSYLFPTSGTAKILGERLGTAGVDVFELRPRIGMAGVAMAEKLPKRQTVLQTVLTAAYGMTATWHEDYDAVDDERARAFLDRLGMTDYLDRKFGTLSEGERKRTLIARAMMTDPELLLLDEPAAGLDLGGREDLVRRLGRLARDPYAPSMIMVTHHVEEIAPGFTHVLMIRQGKVLAAGPMETELTSRNLSLCFGLPLVVEQSSERWTAQGLPLG, from the coding sequence ATGAGCGATGTACTGGAGCTGGTGGACGTATCCGTGGTCCGCGACGGACGCGCTCTGGTGGACGACGTCTCCTGGTCGGTCAAGGAGGGTGAGCGCTGGGTGATCCTCGGCCCCAACGGCGCCGGCAAGACCACCCTCCTCAACATCGCCTCCAGCTACCTCTTCCCGACCTCCGGTACCGCGAAGATCCTGGGCGAGCGCCTCGGCACCGCCGGTGTCGATGTATTCGAACTCCGCCCCCGCATCGGCATGGCCGGCGTCGCCATGGCCGAGAAGCTCCCCAAGCGCCAGACCGTGCTGCAGACGGTGCTCACCGCCGCATACGGCATGACCGCCACGTGGCACGAGGACTACGACGCCGTCGACGATGAGCGCGCCCGCGCCTTCCTCGACCGCCTCGGCATGACCGACTACCTGGACCGCAAGTTCGGCACCCTCTCCGAGGGCGAGCGCAAGCGCACCCTGATCGCCCGCGCGATGATGACCGACCCCGAGCTGCTGCTCCTCGACGAGCCGGCGGCCGGCCTCGACCTCGGCGGCCGTGAGGACCTCGTCCGCCGCCTCGGCCGCCTCGCCCGCGACCCGTACGCCCCCTCCATGATCATGGTGACGCACCACGTCGAGGAGATCGCCCCCGGCTTCACCCATGTGCTGATGATCCGTCAGGGCAAGGTGCTGGCCGCCGGTCCGATGGAGACCGAGCTGACCTCACGCAACCTCTCGCTCTGCTTCGGCCTCCCGCTCGTCGTCGAGCAGAGCAGCGAGCGCTGGACCGCGCAGGGCCTCCCGCTCGGCTGA
- a CDS encoding chaplin, giving the protein MKNLKKAAALTMVAGSLVAAGAGVASATTGAHADGTAVNSPGVASGNLVQVPVHVPVNAVGNTVNVIGALNPAFGNDGFNG; this is encoded by the coding sequence GTGAAGAACCTGAAGAAGGCCGCAGCCCTCACCATGGTCGCCGGTAGCCTCGTCGCCGCCGGTGCGGGTGTGGCGTCCGCCACCACGGGTGCGCACGCCGATGGCACGGCCGTCAACTCCCCGGGCGTTGCCTCCGGCAACCTGGTCCAGGTCCCGGTCCACGTCCCGGTGAACGCCGTCGGCAACACCGTCAACGTGATCGGCGCGCTGAACCCGGCGTTCGGGAACGACGGCTTCAACGGCTGA
- a CDS encoding response regulator, with the protein MADNIRVLLVDDHQVVRRGLRTFLEIQDDIEVVGEAADGAEGVARAEELKPDVVLMDIKMPGMDGIEALRKLRELANPAKVLIVTSFTEQRTVVPALRAGASGYVYKDVDPEALAGAIRSVHAGHVLLQPEVAGALLSQDDPGSGTGRGSTLTEREREVLGLISDGRSNREIARALVLSEKTVKTHVSNILMKLDLADRTQAALWAVRHGMAG; encoded by the coding sequence GTGGCTGACAATATTCGGGTCCTGCTGGTCGACGACCACCAGGTGGTCCGCCGAGGCCTGCGTACGTTCCTGGAGATCCAGGACGACATCGAGGTCGTCGGCGAGGCCGCGGACGGCGCCGAGGGGGTGGCCCGCGCCGAGGAGCTGAAGCCGGACGTCGTCCTCATGGATATCAAGATGCCCGGCATGGACGGCATCGAGGCGCTCCGCAAGCTCCGCGAACTCGCCAACCCCGCCAAGGTGTTGATCGTCACCAGCTTCACCGAGCAGCGCACGGTCGTCCCCGCCCTGCGCGCGGGCGCCTCGGGCTACGTCTACAAGGACGTCGACCCGGAGGCACTGGCCGGCGCCATCCGCTCGGTACACGCGGGCCATGTCCTGCTCCAGCCGGAGGTCGCGGGCGCGCTCCTCTCCCAGGACGACCCGGGCAGCGGCACGGGCCGCGGCAGCACCCTGACCGAGCGCGAAAGGGAGGTGCTCGGCCTGATCTCCGACGGTCGCTCCAACCGCGAGATCGCCCGGGCGCTCGTCCTGTCCGAGAAGACCGTCAAGACACACGTCTCGAACATCCTGATGAAGCTGGACCTGGCGGATCGCACCCAGGCGGCGCTGTGGGCCGTCAGACACGGCATGGCGGGCTAG
- a CDS encoding GAF domain-containing sensor histidine kinase: MSHRPSSGLAAVSTALLAMSRHLEVRDVLKTIVASARELLDAEYAALGVPDDHGGFAQFVVDGVSDAQWKAIGPLPRQHGILASMLRDAKVERLADVREDSRFEGWPSAHPDMSDFLGLPVKDGDEVIGALFLANKRCPKPDGGCGFTAEDEELLSILAQHAAIALTNARLYERSRELTIAEERSRLAHELHDAVSQKLFSLRLTAQAAAALVDRDPARAKGELQQVAGLAAEAADELRAAVVELRPAALDEDGLVNTLRTHIQVLDRAHSAKVTFDASGIRALPAAQEEALLRVAQEALHNALRHSGADQVDVVLARRGQGAVLGVTDNGKGFEPRTVRRAGRHLGLVSMRDRASGVGGRLTVDSAPGKGTTIEMEVPGG, from the coding sequence ATGAGTCATCGACCCAGCTCCGGCCTCGCCGCCGTGAGCACCGCGCTCCTCGCGATGAGCAGGCATCTCGAGGTGCGCGACGTGCTGAAGACGATCGTCGCCTCGGCGCGCGAGCTCCTCGACGCCGAGTACGCGGCGCTGGGCGTGCCCGACGACCACGGCGGCTTCGCCCAGTTCGTCGTCGACGGCGTCAGCGACGCGCAGTGGAAGGCGATCGGTCCCCTCCCGCGGCAGCACGGCATCCTCGCCTCGATGCTCCGCGACGCGAAGGTGGAGCGACTCGCGGATGTCCGCGAGGACTCTCGCTTCGAGGGCTGGCCGTCCGCCCACCCCGACATGTCCGACTTCCTCGGCCTGCCGGTCAAGGACGGCGACGAGGTCATCGGCGCGCTCTTCCTCGCCAACAAGAGGTGCCCCAAGCCGGACGGCGGCTGCGGCTTCACCGCGGAGGACGAGGAACTGCTCTCCATCCTCGCCCAGCACGCCGCGATAGCCCTGACCAACGCCCGGCTGTACGAGCGCAGCCGCGAGCTCACCATCGCCGAGGAGCGCTCCCGCCTCGCCCATGAACTGCACGACGCGGTGAGCCAGAAGCTCTTCTCGCTCCGGCTGACCGCGCAGGCCGCGGCCGCCCTGGTGGACCGCGACCCGGCCCGCGCCAAGGGCGAGCTCCAGCAGGTCGCGGGGCTCGCCGCCGAGGCAGCGGACGAACTGCGCGCCGCCGTCGTCGAGTTGCGCCCCGCGGCCCTCGACGAGGACGGCCTGGTCAACACACTCCGTACGCACATCCAGGTCCTCGACCGCGCGCACAGTGCCAAGGTCACCTTCGACGCCTCCGGCATCCGCGCCCTGCCGGCAGCGCAGGAGGAGGCCCTGCTCCGCGTCGCCCAGGAGGCCCTGCACAACGCGCTGCGGCACTCCGGCGCCGACCAGGTCGATGTGGTCCTGGCCCGCCGTGGCCAGGGCGCGGTCCTCGGCGTCACCGACAACGGCAAGGGATTCGAGCCGAGGACGGTCCGCCGGGCCGGCCGGCATCTGGGACTCGTCTCGATGCGGGACCGGGCGAGCGGGGTCGGTGGAAGGCTCACCGTGGATTCCGCGCCGGGCAAAGGCACCACGATCGAGATGGAGGTCCCCGGTGGCTGA
- a CDS encoding SDR family NAD(P)-dependent oxidoreductase translates to MPVAVITGASKGLGRALAAALAEQGWDLVLGARTASALNESARSIGASYGTRVVPVAGDVTDAGHRKELLAAAGGLGGLDLLVSNASALGAEPLVRLDALPLEGLRAALETNVVAALGLVQEALPLLRASEAGTVIAVSSDAGAEAYETWGGYGASKAALDQLAAVLAVEEPELRVWTVDPGDMQTDLYAAAVPDDDDPRPAPEAVVPGFLRLLEQRPVSGRYAAPALVDVR, encoded by the coding sequence ATGCCGGTAGCGGTGATCACAGGGGCTTCGAAGGGCCTGGGGCGTGCGCTCGCGGCCGCCCTCGCCGAGCAGGGCTGGGATCTGGTGCTGGGGGCCAGGACCGCGAGCGCCCTCAACGAGAGCGCGCGGAGTATCGGCGCTTCGTACGGAACGCGCGTGGTGCCGGTGGCGGGAGATGTCACCGATGCCGGGCACCGTAAGGAGCTGCTGGCCGCGGCCGGCGGGCTCGGCGGCCTTGATCTGCTGGTGAGCAATGCGAGCGCCCTGGGCGCCGAGCCGCTGGTGCGGCTGGACGCGCTGCCGCTGGAGGGGCTGCGGGCGGCGCTGGAGACCAATGTGGTCGCCGCGCTGGGGCTCGTACAGGAGGCGCTGCCGCTGCTGCGGGCGTCGGAGGCGGGCACGGTGATCGCGGTCAGTTCGGACGCGGGGGCCGAGGCGTACGAGACCTGGGGCGGCTACGGGGCCTCAAAGGCCGCTCTGGACCAGCTGGCGGCGGTCCTCGCGGTCGAGGAGCCGGAGCTGCGGGTGTGGACGGTCGACCCCGGCGACATGCAGACGGATCTGTACGCGGCCGCCGTACCGGACGACGACGATCCGCGCCCGGCGCCGGAGGCGGTGGTTCCGGGCTTCCTCCGCCTGCTGGAGCAGCGGCCCGTGAGCGGGCGGTACGCGGCGCCCGCGCTGGTGGATGTGCGATGA
- a CDS encoding S-adenosylmethionine:tRNA ribosyltransferase-isomerase — protein MSVLETLWVPEELSARVPAEERGSGRDDVRLMVSRGTEVSHHAFRDLPGQLLAGDVLVVNTSVTLPAAVNGRVGGDAVVVHFSTRGDDHRWAVELRRPDGSGSTLPRAGGPVGALVRLPGGEKLVLEEPLTPGADRLWWASVSTDVAGLMRRCGRPIRYRYTVRDQPLSAYQTVFALPSPDGAGSAEMPSAARPFTARLVAELVSRGVQFAPVTLHTGVASAEAYEPPYPERFEVPPTTAWLVNAARAKRAGRGALPWKGGGGRRAGGRIVAVGTTAVRALESAAGPDGVVHAASGWTDLVITPGRGARAVDGLLTGLHEPEASHLLMLEAIAGREALYRGYAEALRRLYLWHEFGDVHLILPDDNPHSLHC, from the coding sequence ATGAGCGTGCTGGAGACGCTGTGGGTGCCCGAGGAGCTCTCGGCGCGGGTGCCGGCCGAGGAGCGCGGTTCGGGGCGGGACGACGTACGCCTGATGGTCTCGCGCGGGACGGAGGTCTCCCACCACGCCTTCCGTGACCTTCCCGGGCAACTGCTGGCCGGGGACGTCCTGGTGGTCAATACATCGGTCACGCTGCCCGCGGCGGTCAACGGGCGGGTCGGCGGCGATGCGGTCGTCGTGCACTTCTCGACGCGGGGTGACGACCACCGCTGGGCGGTGGAGCTGCGCCGGCCGGACGGCTCGGGCAGCACGCTGCCGCGCGCCGGAGGGCCCGTGGGGGCGCTCGTACGACTTCCCGGGGGCGAGAAGCTCGTGCTGGAGGAGCCGCTGACGCCGGGCGCGGACCGGCTGTGGTGGGCCTCGGTGTCGACGGACGTGGCAGGGCTGATGCGCCGCTGCGGCAGGCCGATCCGGTACCGGTACACGGTGCGGGACCAGCCCCTGTCCGCGTATCAGACGGTCTTCGCGCTGCCCTCCCCCGACGGCGCCGGCTCGGCGGAGATGCCGAGCGCCGCGCGCCCCTTCACCGCGCGGCTGGTGGCAGAGCTGGTGAGCCGTGGCGTGCAGTTCGCTCCGGTCACTCTGCACACGGGGGTGGCGTCGGCGGAGGCGTACGAGCCGCCGTATCCGGAGCGCTTCGAGGTGCCGCCGACGACGGCGTGGCTGGTGAATGCCGCGCGCGCGAAGAGAGCAGGGCGCGGAGCGCTTCCTTGGAAGGGTGGTGGCGGGCGACGGGCGGGAGGGCGCATCGTGGCGGTCGGCACGACGGCCGTACGCGCCCTGGAGTCGGCCGCGGGTCCCGACGGCGTGGTGCACGCGGCCTCGGGGTGGACCGATCTGGTCATCACGCCGGGGCGCGGGGCGCGTGCCGTGGACGGGCTGCTGACCGGGCTGCACGAGCCGGAGGCCTCGCATCTGCTGATGCTGGAGGCGATCGCGGGGCGAGAGGCTCTGTACCGCGGTTATGCCGAGGCATTGCGCCGTCTCTACCTCTGGCACGAGTTCGGCGACGTCCACCTCATACTCCCGGACGACAACCCTCACTCTTTGCATTGCTGA
- a CDS encoding transglycosylase SLT domain-containing protein produces MSAFRINSRLNKTHKFSIAGIATAGAAALAFSLVPGNASAGTEIRAADTAKTTAVKAIAEQQSAAKAKTAAAAKKAAADAAAKAKADAAAKKAAAAKKAAADAAAKKKAAAAAAAKKKAAAKAAVKERAKKQAASRAAARKPVYANNLDGWIREGLSIMKKHGIPGTYDGLHRNIIRESSGNPNAINNWDINAINGVPSIGLLQVIKPTFDAYHVAGTAHNQYDPVANIVAAANYAADRYGSIDNVDSAY; encoded by the coding sequence ATGTCCGCGTTCCGCATTAACAGTCGTCTGAACAAGACCCACAAGTTCTCCATCGCCGGCATCGCCACGGCCGGCGCTGCGGCCCTCGCGTTCTCCCTCGTCCCGGGGAACGCCTCCGCCGGCACCGAGATCCGCGCCGCCGACACCGCGAAGACGACCGCCGTGAAGGCGATCGCCGAGCAGCAGTCCGCGGCCAAGGCCAAGACGGCCGCCGCGGCCAAGAAGGCTGCAGCAGACGCCGCGGCCAAGGCCAAGGCCGACGCCGCGGCCAAGAAGGCTGCTGCGGCCAAGAAGGCCGCCGCCGACGCTGCCGCCAAGAAGAAGGCTGCCGCCGCGGCCGCGGCCAAGAAGAAGGCCGCTGCCAAGGCCGCCGTGAAGGAGCGGGCGAAGAAGCAGGCCGCCAGCCGCGCCGCCGCCCGCAAGCCGGTCTACGCCAACAACCTGGACGGCTGGATCCGCGAGGGTCTCTCGATCATGAAGAAGCACGGCATCCCCGGCACGTACGACGGGCTGCACCGCAACATCATCCGTGAGTCCAGCGGCAACCCGAACGCCATCAACAACTGGGACATCAACGCGATCAACGGCGTCCCGTCGATCGGCCTGCTGCAGGTCATCAAGCCGACGTTCGACGCCTACCACGTCGCGGGCACGGCCCACAACCAGTACGACCCGGTCGCCAACATCGTCGCCGCGGCCAACTACGCCGCCGACCGCTACGGCTCGATCGACAACGTCGACAGCGCCTACTGA